The Apium graveolens cultivar Ventura chromosome 6, ASM990537v1, whole genome shotgun sequence genome contains a region encoding:
- the LOC141668209 gene encoding cytochrome P450 72A15-like, producing the protein MDAKIAFTVISVIALVILRYTIKLANRYWFRPKNIEKRLRELGLKGNPYRIIFGDAKDVVAMRRQLTSKPMELSDDITPRILPYQRLMAQKYGKKFFIWFGTKLRLTIMDPVLVKEILSRPNEFRKPKNDKMGEVLAGGLFSSDGNTWTKHKKILNPSFHMDKLKNMVPSIVESCLEMMAKWNMALASKESVEMDMMPEIETLLNYVMCKTVVTGEISEETKKIYQLRITVNQQSGKLAKFMFFPGWWHLPFQEVKIMKAAHNETQSLVKKIVTRRLGEMKNGASNKGDILSLMLEAYQDEASGVSLHDVIEECRSFHFVGPESTTRSQIWMMYLLAKHPEWQERARQEVFKVFGDKKPNMEGLHQLKIVTMIMYEALRLYPPTGIFHRSISRETKLGDMVLPAWIQVTIPITLMHHDPDIWGKDATQFNPERFAEGVFNSKMQLLTFTGGPRKCTGQSMAVVIHKTVIATLLQGFSFELSPSYLHAPKHSFLLTPLHGMKLLVRKFA; encoded by the exons ATGGATGCTAAAATTGCTTTTACTGTAATCTCGGTAATTGCTCTTGTTATTCTAAGATACACAATCAAACTAGCAAACAGATATTGGTTTAGGCCAAAGAACATCGAAAAAAGGCTGAGGGAGCTGGGTTTAAAGGGAAATCCATATAGGATCATCTTTGGAGATGCAAAAGATGTTGTCGCCATGAGGAGACAACTCACATCCAAGCCTATGGAACTCTCAGACGATATCACACCCCGCATTCTACCATATCAACGCCTTATGGCCCAGAAATACG GTAAAAAGTTTTTCATCTGGTTTGGCACGAAACTTAGATTGACCATAATGGATCCAGTGCTAGTCAAGGAAATTCTATCCAGACCAAACGAATTCCGAAAGCCGAAAAATGATAAAATGGGTGAGGTGCTTGCAGGTGGACTCTTCAGTAGTGATGGTAACACATGGACCAAACATAAGAAGATTCTCAACCCTAGTTTTCATATGGACAAATTAAAG AACATGGTCCCGTCAATCGTTGAAAGCTGTTTGGAAATGATGGCAAAGTGGAACATGGCACTAGCTTCAAAGGAATCAGTCGAGATGGATATGATGCCTGAAATAGAAACTTTATTAAATTACGTGATGTGCAAAACAGTTGTAACAGGCGAGATTAGTGAAGAAACAAAGAAGATATACCAACTCCGGATTACTGTTAACCAACAATCAGGCAAACTAGCAAAGTTCATGTTCTTTCCCGGATGGTG GCATTTACCATTTCAAGAGGTGAAGATTATGAAAGCAGCTCATAACGAAACTCAAAGTTTAGTGAAGAAAATAGTGACTAGGAGACTGGGAGAAATGAAAAATGGAGCGAGTAATAAAGGTGATATATTGAGTTTAATGTTGGAAGCATATCAAGATGAAGCAAGCGGAGTTAGTCTTCACGATGTGATCGAAGAGTGCAGAAGTTTTCACTTCGTTGGGCCGGAATCTACAACAAGGTCACAAATATGGATGATGTATCTTCTGGCCAAACACCCCGAATGGCAAGAAAGAGCAAGGCAAGAGGTTTTCAAGGTTTTTGGGGATAAAAAGCCCAATATGGAGGGACTACACCAACTCAAAATT GTTACAATGATCATGTATGAAGCCCTGAGGTTATATCCCCCAACGGGTATTTTTCATCGCTCTATTTCCAGAGAAACGAAGTTAGGAGACATGGTTCTACCGGCCTGGATACAAGTCACCATACCGATAACTTTGATGCATCATGACCCTGATATCTGGGGAAAAGACGCGACACAATTTAATCCTGAAAGATTTGCCGAAGGAGTTTTCAACTCAAAGATGCAATTACTAACTTTCACAGGAGGTCCTAGAAAATGTACAGGACAAAGTATGGCAGTGGTTATTCATAAAACTGTCATAGCAACCCTGCTACAAGGCTTCAGCTTTGAGCTTTCTCCTTCGTATTTGCATGCTCCCAAACATTCTTTCCTCCTTACTCCTCTTCATGGAATGAAACTTCTTGTACGAAAATTTGCCTAG